From the Corythoichthys intestinalis isolate RoL2023-P3 chromosome 13, ASM3026506v1, whole genome shotgun sequence genome, one window contains:
- the LOC130927854 gene encoding gastrula zinc finger protein XlCGF57.1-like → MAFRNQVGNMFARNTLAAEKFQEELCGVKEEPPRHQDSTMCNMMHAKVVLRRLEDLYVSQTHHLDQQESSFVKGEEEDSPYIKEEESVHIKGFSKYLGPGAQQLKREVQLPIKKEEVELPYVKEEDDITMSTGEPLNSEDGPSEASRGTEPPSSSSSTERSQAHIFIAPSDRNGTTSHSPYKDDGHKKSHRDYKLCKCSQCGETFVNNYSCRMHMKSHTGENPPVCSVCGQKFPQKSKLDRHTRTHTSEKPFSCSVCGQRFTQLNNLKVHTRTHTGEKPFSCSVCGKRFTQKGTLNTHRRIHTGEEHFSCSDCGQGFSHKSALKVHTRTHIGEKHFSCSVCGKRFAQKEYLTKHTRTHTGEKPFSCSICGKKFTQKTHLNQHRRTHTGEKPFSCSDCGQGFSHKSVLKVHTRTHSGEKPFSCLDCGQEFSYKSALKVHTRTHAGEKPFSCSVCGQGFAQIQHLKVHTGTHTGKKPFSCSVCGKKFTRKTYLNQHRRTHTGEKPFSCSDCGQGFSHKGALKVHTRTHTGEKPFSCSVCDQRFSQKSTLQNHARTHTGEKPFSCSVCGKKFTQKTNLNQHRRTHTGEKPFSCSDCGQEFSYKSALNVHTRTCTGEKPFSCSVCDEKFARNDRIKRHVCIGVRSGDQ, encoded by the exons ATGGCGTTCAGAAATCAAGTGGGGAATATGTTCGCGAGAAATACACTGGCTGCAGAAAAGTTCCAGGAGGAACTTTGTGGAGTAAAAGAGGAGCCCCCACGTCACCAAGACTCGACTATGTGCAACATGATGCACGCAAAGGTTGTTCTTCGCAGACTCGAAG atCTATATGTCAGCCAAACCCATCATCTTGACCAACAGGAGTCTTCATTCGTCAAgggggaggaggaagattcGCCATACATCAAGGAGGAAGAGTCAGTTCACATTAAAG gtttcagcAAATATCTTGGTCCTGGCGCTCAACAGCTAAAGAGAGAAGTacaacttccaatcaaaaaggaggaggtagAGCTGCCATATGTTAAAGAGGAAGACGATATCACCATGTCgactggtgagcccttgaaTAGTGAAGATGGTCCGAGTGAGGCCAGCAGAGGGACGGAGCCTCCAAgcagcagcagctcaacagaacGATCGCAAGCACACATTTTCATCGCACCATCAGATAGAAATGGCACCACGTCACACTCACCTTACAAAGATGATGGTCATAAGAAATCTCACCGTGACTACAAACtctgcaaatgctctcagtgtgggGAAACCTTTGTTAATAACTATAGTTGTCGTATGCATATGAAgagccacactggtgaaaatcctcctgtctgctcagtttgtggtcaaaaattccCTCAGAAGAGCAAATTAGACAGACACACTAGAACCCACActagtgaaaaacctttttcctgctcagtttgtggtcaaagattcactcaaCTTAACAacttaaaagtacacacaagaacccacactggtgaaaaacctttttcctgctcagtttgtggaaaaagatTCACTCAAAAGGGCACCTTAAACACACACAGAAGAATCCACACTGGTGAAGAACatttttcctgctcagattgtggtcaaggattcagtcaTAAGAGTGccttaaaagtacacacaagaacccacattggtgaaaaacatttttcctgctcagtttgtggtaaaagattcgccCAGAAGGAATACTtaacaaaacacacaagaacccacactggtgaaaaaccgttttcctgctcaatttgtggtaaaaaattcacTCAGAAGACCCACTTAAATCAGCAcagaagaacccacactggtgaaaaacctttttcctgctcagattgtggtcaaggattcagtcaTAAGAGTGTtttaaaagtacacacaagaacccacagtggtgaaaaacctttttcctgcttagATTGTGGTCAAGAATTCAGTTATAAGAGTGCCTTAAAAGTACACACGAGAACCCacgctggtgaaaaacctttttcctgctcagtttgtggtcaaggattcgctCAAATTCAACACTTAAAAGTACACACAGGAACTCACACTGgtaaaaaacctttttcctgctcagtttgtggtaaaaaattcacTCGGAAGACCTACTTAAATCAGCAcagaagaacccacactggtgaaaaacctttttcctgctcagattgtggtcaaggattcagtcaTAAGGGTGccttaaaagtacacacaagaacccacactggcgaaaaacctttttcctgctcagtttgtgatcaaagattcagTCAAAAGAGCACGTTACAAAACCacgcaagaacccacactggcgaaaaacctttttcctgctcagtttgtggtaaaaaattcacTCAGAAGACCAACTTAAATCAGCAcagaagaacccacactggtgaaaaacctttttcctgctcagattgTGGTCAAGAATTCAGTTATAAGAGTGCCTTAaatgtacacacaagaacctgcactggcgaaaaacctttttcctgctcagtttgtgatgaAAAATTCGCTCGCAATGATCGTATTAAGAGACACGTGTGTATTGGTGTGAGAAGTGGTGACCAATGA